A single region of the Nocardioides sp. W7 genome encodes:
- a CDS encoding response regulator transcription factor yields MSQRIAVVDDHQLFAETLVLALEQEGYPTRRFAVPLQPSSADALLAEISDFRPTIALLDLDLGPFGSGLRMVRPLAEADVAVLVLTSAPRSQWGECLLHGASRVVAKTTALHDITQDVRRLSRREAVLAPGEYEELVAQWESGARAAAELRARFAVLSAREQEVLDQLMAGRTARDIAHQWVVSEATVRTQISAILGKLEVSSQLAAVVLATQAGWRLKRD; encoded by the coding sequence GTGAGCCAACGGATCGCCGTCGTCGACGACCACCAGCTGTTCGCCGAGACGCTCGTGCTGGCCCTCGAGCAGGAGGGCTACCCCACCCGCCGCTTCGCCGTACCCCTCCAGCCGAGCAGCGCCGACGCACTGCTCGCGGAGATCAGCGACTTCCGGCCGACCATCGCGCTCCTCGACCTCGACCTCGGTCCCTTCGGCAGCGGCCTGCGCATGGTGCGGCCCCTCGCCGAGGCCGACGTCGCGGTCCTGGTGCTCACCTCCGCGCCCCGGTCGCAGTGGGGCGAGTGCCTGCTCCACGGGGCGAGCCGGGTGGTCGCGAAGACGACGGCACTCCACGACATCACGCAGGACGTCCGCAGGCTCAGTCGCCGGGAGGCCGTGCTGGCGCCCGGGGAGTACGAGGAGCTGGTCGCGCAGTGGGAGTCGGGCGCGCGGGCGGCCGCCGAGCTGCGGGCTCGGTTCGCCGTCCTCAGCGCCCGCGAGCAGGAGGTCCTGGACCAGCTGATGGCCGGACGCACGGCCCGCGACATCGCCCACCAGTGGGTGGTCTCCGAGGCCACCGTGCGGACCCAGATCAGCGCCATCCTGGGCAAGCTGGAGGTGTCCTCGCAGCTGGCCGCGGTGGTCCTGGCCACGCAGGCCGGGTGGCGGCTGAAGCGGGACTGA
- a CDS encoding response regulator transcription factor, translating into MSMRSPTRVVVAVGHALLAESIELALRAAGHVARHVVLSATAGTLARVIADITDDPPDIALVDIDPGSFEGIRLVAPLSRNQIEVVALTTSPVGARWGEAVRYGASAVLSRSRPLSDILGTVDRLAAGLPVMSREQLDRLVDEWQRGQAERRAVLARLDSLTAREAEVLGQLLAGHQVRRIAADSGVSESTVRTQVKAILTKLGVTTQIGAVGRANQVGWRPPTAP; encoded by the coding sequence ATGAGCATGCGGTCGCCCACGCGCGTCGTCGTGGCGGTCGGCCATGCCCTGCTCGCGGAGTCCATCGAGCTGGCGCTGCGGGCCGCGGGGCACGTCGCGCGACACGTCGTGCTCTCCGCCACGGCCGGCACCCTGGCCCGGGTGATCGCCGACATCACCGACGACCCACCGGACATCGCCCTCGTCGACATCGACCCGGGCTCCTTCGAGGGCATCCGGCTGGTCGCCCCGCTCTCCCGCAACCAGATCGAGGTGGTGGCGCTCACCACGTCCCCCGTGGGCGCGCGCTGGGGCGAGGCCGTGCGGTACGGCGCCAGCGCCGTACTCAGCCGCTCCCGACCGCTGTCCGACATCCTGGGCACCGTGGACCGGCTCGCCGCGGGCCTGCCGGTGATGTCGCGCGAGCAGCTCGACCGGTTGGTCGACGAGTGGCAGCGCGGCCAGGCCGAGCGCCGAGCGGTGCTCGCCCGCCTGGACAGCCTCACGGCCCGCGAGGCAGAGGTCCTCGGGCAGCTGCTGGCGGGCCATCAGGTCCGCCGGATCGCGGCGGACTCGGGGGTCAGCGAGTCGACGGTGCGGACCCAGGTCAAGGCGATCCTGACCAAGCTCGGCGTCACCACCCAGATCGGAGCCGTGGGCCGCGCCAACCAGGTCGGATGGCGTCCCCCCACGGCTCCGTGA
- a CDS encoding phosphate ABC transporter ATP-binding protein yields MTTSSEAPTTQIPAVEAYTATPPSQPLADLEARDITAWFGDHKVLDRVSLTMPAGQITALIGPSGCGKSTFLRILNRMHELVPSAQLAGEVLLDGADIYDPQRRLTDARRSIGMVFQKPNPFPAMSIRENVLAGLKLTGTKAAKSDRDALVEYCLVRGGLWNEVKDRLDAPGGGLSGGQQQRLCIARSLAIKPRVLLMDEPCSALDPTSTRVIEETMLELAKEVTIVIVTHNMQQAARVSNTCAFFLAAQGTPGVIVEHGDTGAMFSSPQDQRTNDYVNGRFG; encoded by the coding sequence ATGACCACCTCGTCCGAGGCCCCGACCACCCAGATCCCCGCCGTCGAGGCGTACACCGCGACGCCGCCGAGCCAGCCGCTCGCGGACCTCGAGGCGCGCGACATCACCGCCTGGTTCGGCGACCACAAGGTGCTGGACCGGGTCTCGCTGACCATGCCCGCGGGTCAGATCACCGCGCTGATCGGCCCGTCCGGCTGCGGCAAGTCGACGTTCCTGCGGATCCTGAACCGGATGCACGAGCTGGTGCCGTCGGCGCAGCTCGCGGGGGAGGTGCTGCTGGACGGTGCCGACATCTACGACCCGCAGCGTCGGCTCACCGACGCTCGGCGCAGCATCGGGATGGTCTTCCAGAAGCCCAACCCGTTCCCGGCGATGTCGATCCGGGAGAACGTCCTCGCGGGGCTGAAGCTCACGGGCACCAAGGCCGCCAAGTCCGACCGCGACGCCCTCGTGGAGTACTGCCTCGTCCGCGGCGGCCTCTGGAACGAGGTCAAGGATCGACTCGACGCCCCGGGCGGCGGGCTCTCCGGCGGTCAGCAGCAGCGCCTCTGCATCGCCCGGTCGCTGGCCATCAAGCCACGCGTCCTCCTCATGGACGAGCCCTGCTCGGCCCTCGACCCGACCTCCACCCGGGTGATCGAGGAGACCATGCTCGAGTTGGCCAAGGAGGTCACCATCGTCATCGTGACCCACAACATGCAGCAGGCCGCGCGGGTGTCGAACACCTGCGCCTTCTTCCTCGCCGCCCAGGGCACCCCCGGCGTCATCGTGGAGCACGGGGATACTGGGGCCATGTTCTCCAGCCCGCAGGACCAGCGCACCAACGACTACGTCAACGGTCGTTTCGGGTGA
- a CDS encoding lytic murein transglycosylase: MSPARLIGLLAALLVTVAGLGYLASITVLAPTQIPVPPQQAYVAAPVPAEAAAPVAPAGEPVGLPVVDAAWVATNAEAAGVPETALRAYATAQLRLAKSCALGWTTLAGIGWVESQHGTIDGRILQTDGQSSSRILGPALDGEGVAAIPATPESSAWHGNDRWDHAVGPMQFIPTTWDTWGADGDGDGTADPNDLDDAAYAAARYLCADGHDLTTGQGWADAIFSYNHAQAYVDAVHSAATSYAERTGG, translated from the coding sequence GTGAGCCCTGCCCGTCTGATCGGCCTGCTGGCGGCGCTGCTGGTCACGGTCGCCGGCCTGGGCTACCTCGCCTCGATCACCGTCCTGGCCCCGACCCAGATCCCCGTGCCCCCGCAGCAGGCGTACGTCGCCGCACCGGTCCCGGCCGAGGCGGCGGCTCCGGTCGCGCCTGCGGGGGAGCCGGTCGGCCTGCCCGTCGTCGACGCCGCCTGGGTCGCCACCAACGCCGAGGCCGCCGGGGTGCCCGAGACTGCCCTGCGCGCGTACGCCACCGCCCAGCTCCGGCTCGCGAAGTCCTGCGCGCTCGGCTGGACGACCCTCGCCGGCATCGGCTGGGTCGAGTCGCAGCACGGCACCATCGACGGCCGGATCCTGCAGACCGACGGCCAGTCCTCCTCGCGCATCCTCGGCCCCGCGCTGGACGGCGAGGGCGTCGCGGCGATCCCCGCCACCCCCGAGAGCTCGGCCTGGCACGGCAACGACCGCTGGGACCACGCCGTCGGCCCGATGCAGTTCATCCCGACGACCTGGGACACCTGGGGCGCCGACGGCGACGGTGACGGCACCGCCGACCCCAACGACCTCGACGACGCCGCCTACGCCGCAGCCCGCTACCTGTGCGCCGACGGCCACGACCTCACCACCGGCCAGGGCTGGGCGGACGCGATCTTCTCCTACAACCACGCCCAGGCGTACGTCGACGCCGTCCACTCCGCCGCCACCTCCTACGCCGAGCGGACCGGCGGCTGA
- a CDS encoding HNH endonuclease signature motif containing protein, whose translation MANGEFHDGDDAAALLAFVRARRTVAAQAEADLLASAVAWAAMHSTDALDVAAVTVFGAQDAATIAGEGAPLVAEFSVLEFAAALGLSTDAGRIYLGDAVELAHRLPNLYGRVQALDLPAWKARRIAKSTADLPMEGAAYVDAHLHAVAHKVSIAQLDRTVEEARVTYDPAEAKARWEAAFEKRHFDIESQQVSFDGTVDVHGTLDLADALDLEDAVARRARELGQLGLDVPVDIRRSIAVGDLARRQLSLELNTGEPDDRQRKRPRQVVLHVHVSEAALGTTGGDDLHLARVEETRSFVSAEQVKTWCANSDTQVVVKPVIDLHGHVHVDAYETPDRLRERQVLLQHSCVFPWCRKPARRCDCDHIDPAARGGPTCDCNIAPLCRRHHRAKTHTRWRYDKLDDTTFAWQTPNGLLFKRDHIGTTELT comes from the coding sequence ATGGCCAACGGTGAGTTCCACGACGGCGACGACGCAGCTGCGTTGCTCGCGTTCGTGCGCGCCCGCCGCACCGTCGCGGCCCAGGCCGAAGCCGATCTCCTTGCCTCCGCGGTCGCTTGGGCGGCGATGCACTCGACCGACGCCCTCGACGTGGCTGCGGTAACCGTCTTCGGCGCACAGGACGCGGCCACCATCGCCGGCGAAGGTGCCCCGTTGGTGGCGGAGTTCTCCGTCCTGGAGTTCGCCGCCGCCCTCGGACTCTCGACCGACGCTGGGCGGATCTACCTCGGCGATGCGGTCGAGCTGGCGCACCGGCTCCCGAACCTCTACGGCCGGGTCCAGGCCCTGGACCTGCCGGCGTGGAAGGCGCGTCGGATCGCGAAGTCCACGGCCGATCTTCCGATGGAGGGTGCGGCCTACGTGGACGCGCACCTGCACGCGGTGGCGCACAAGGTCTCGATCGCCCAGCTCGACCGGACCGTCGAGGAAGCCCGGGTGACGTACGACCCCGCCGAGGCCAAGGCCCGGTGGGAGGCGGCGTTCGAGAAGCGGCACTTCGACATCGAGTCCCAGCAGGTCTCCTTCGACGGCACCGTCGACGTCCACGGCACCCTCGACCTGGCCGACGCCCTCGACCTCGAGGACGCCGTCGCCCGCCGCGCCCGCGAGCTCGGCCAGCTCGGCCTCGATGTGCCGGTCGACATCCGCCGCTCCATCGCCGTCGGCGACCTCGCCCGCCGCCAGCTGTCGTTAGAGCTGAACACCGGGGAGCCCGACGACCGGCAGCGGAAGCGGCCGCGACAGGTGGTCCTGCACGTGCACGTCTCCGAAGCCGCCCTCGGCACCACTGGCGGTGACGACCTGCACCTGGCCCGCGTGGAGGAGACCCGGTCCTTCGTCTCCGCCGAGCAGGTGAAGACGTGGTGCGCGAACTCCGACACCCAGGTGGTCGTGAAGCCGGTCATCGACCTCCACGGCCATGTCCACGTCGACGCCTATGAGACCCCGGACCGGCTCCGCGAACGCCAGGTCCTGCTCCAACACAGCTGCGTGTTCCCGTGGTGCCGCAAGCCGGCCCGACGCTGCGACTGCGACCACATCGACCCCGCCGCCCGCGGCGGACCCACCTGCGACTGCAACATCGCCCCGCTCTGCCGCCGCCACCATCGCGCGAAGACCCACACCCGATGGCGCTACGACAAGCTCGACGACACCACCTTCGCGTGGCAAACCCCGAACGGTCTGCTGTTCAAGCGCGACCACATCGGCACCACCGAGCTCACCTGA
- a CDS encoding siderophore-interacting protein gives MPRSTTTLVVTSTEQLSPGMVRVHFRSDDLSAFTASADTDRYVKLVLGTPEEPVLRTYTVVAPDVAAGTLAIDFVVHGDEGYAGPWAASAKPGDVLEVRGPGGGYAPDPTADWHLLAGDEAGLPAIRAALAALPPDAVGYAVVEAYGADHVQSLTGPAGVEISWHHDGDLAGAVRALPWREGRVQVFVHGEAEVTMHGIRPYVIKERGVPRQDASISGYWRRGRTEEGFRSWKQELAATEG, from the coding sequence GTGCCGAGAAGCACCACCACCCTCGTCGTCACCTCGACCGAGCAGCTCAGCCCCGGGATGGTCCGGGTCCACTTCCGCAGTGACGACCTCTCGGCCTTCACCGCCAGCGCCGACACCGACCGCTACGTCAAGCTCGTGCTCGGCACGCCCGAGGAGCCGGTCCTGCGGACCTACACGGTGGTGGCGCCCGATGTCGCCGCAGGCACGCTGGCGATCGACTTCGTGGTCCACGGCGACGAGGGGTACGCCGGTCCGTGGGCGGCGTCCGCGAAGCCGGGCGACGTGCTGGAGGTCCGCGGGCCGGGGGGCGGGTACGCGCCCGACCCGACCGCCGACTGGCACCTGCTCGCGGGGGACGAGGCCGGGCTGCCGGCGATCCGGGCGGCGCTGGCGGCGCTGCCCCCGGACGCGGTGGGCTACGCCGTCGTGGAGGCGTACGGCGCCGACCACGTCCAGTCCCTGACCGGTCCGGCGGGCGTCGAGATCAGCTGGCACCACGACGGCGACCTCGCGGGCGCCGTACGGGCCCTGCCGTGGCGCGAGGGCCGGGTCCAGGTGTTCGTGCACGGCGAGGCGGAGGTGACGATGCACGGGATCCGCCCCTACGTGATCAAGGAGCGCGGGGTGCCCCGCCAGGACGCCTCGATCTCCGGCTACTGGCGGCGCGGCCGCACCGAGGAGGGCTTCCGCAGCTGGAAGCAGGAGCTCGCCGCCACCGAGGGCTGA
- a CDS encoding exopolysaccharide biosynthesis polyprenyl glycosylphosphotransferase: MVTTTPEALPRSVSTAPASVTLVAAPPDDCVAPARGRSLHRHRLAVVGADALTALVGTLLVALPATTPESGLLLVVPVLWLVLLAATGAHRHGGTRPVLRAGTMLGLTCWVASAVPAGPAGPATALRLIVLTAVLVLTALAVRRLLGAPDTRVLLVGERSAVDGAVDELSRPGHRFVLAGVATGCTDGPGTLADLATRGNADAVLALPGSGLDAVHLRRLGWELERRGLDLYVGTGLLDVCATRTSPDRVGDLGLLHVRGSVRRGPQRVTKEIGERALAAVALLLLSPLLLTLAAVVRTSTRGPALFRQTRIGLEGRPFTMLKLRTMSAGSDRPDAALTSRNEGAGGVLFKLRDDPRVTRVGRVLRRYSLDELPQLVNVLRGDMSLIGPRPALPQEVERYAVDPLRRLAVRPGLTGLWQVSGRSDLSWDETVRLDLSYVDNWSLALDARIALRTVGAVVSHRGAY; encoded by the coding sequence GTGGTCACGACGACTCCCGAGGCACTGCCCCGGTCAGTCTCCACCGCCCCGGCGTCCGTGACGCTCGTGGCGGCTCCGCCCGACGACTGTGTGGCTCCGGCTCGGGGCCGGTCGCTCCACCGCCACCGGCTGGCCGTGGTCGGCGCGGACGCCCTGACGGCGCTGGTCGGCACCCTGCTCGTTGCGTTGCCCGCGACGACACCGGAGTCCGGACTGCTGCTGGTGGTGCCGGTCCTCTGGCTGGTGCTGCTGGCCGCGACCGGTGCACACCGGCACGGTGGCACCCGTCCCGTGCTCCGGGCCGGGACGATGCTCGGGCTGACCTGCTGGGTCGCCTCCGCCGTCCCGGCCGGCCCAGCCGGCCCGGCGACGGCACTCCGGCTCATCGTGCTGACCGCGGTGCTGGTGCTGACCGCGCTCGCCGTACGCCGCCTGCTCGGGGCGCCGGACACCCGGGTGCTCCTCGTCGGCGAGCGCAGTGCGGTCGACGGCGCCGTCGACGAGCTCAGCCGACCCGGCCACCGGTTCGTGCTCGCCGGGGTCGCGACCGGCTGCACCGACGGCCCCGGCACGCTGGCGGACCTGGCGACCCGCGGCAACGCCGACGCCGTGCTGGCCCTGCCGGGCTCGGGCCTCGACGCGGTCCACCTGCGGCGGCTCGGCTGGGAGCTGGAGCGGCGCGGCCTGGACCTGTACGTCGGCACCGGACTGCTCGACGTGTGCGCGACGCGCACCTCGCCCGACCGGGTCGGCGACCTCGGGCTGCTGCACGTGCGCGGCAGCGTCCGGCGTGGTCCACAACGGGTGACGAAGGAGATCGGCGAGCGCGCGCTGGCCGCGGTGGCCCTGCTGCTGCTGAGCCCGCTGCTGCTCACCCTCGCGGCCGTGGTCCGCACCTCGACCCGGGGGCCGGCGCTGTTCAGGCAGACCCGGATCGGACTGGAGGGCCGTCCGTTCACGATGCTGAAGCTGCGCACGATGAGCGCCGGCTCCGACCGGCCGGACGCCGCGCTGACGAGTCGGAACGAGGGCGCGGGCGGGGTGCTGTTCAAGCTGCGCGATGACCCGCGGGTCACCCGGGTCGGCCGGGTGCTGCGGCGCTACTCCCTCGACGAGCTGCCCCAGCTGGTGAACGTGCTGCGCGGCGACATGTCCTTGATCGGCCCTCGGCCCGCCCTGCCCCAGGAGGTGGAGCGGTACGCCGTCGACCCGTTGCGACGGCTCGCCGTCCGCCCCGGGCTGACCGGCCTGTGGCAGGTCTCGGGACGCTCCGACCTCTCCTGGGACGAGACCGTCCGTCTCGACCTCAGCTACGTGGACAACTGGTCGCTCGCCCTGGACGCGCGCATCGCCCTGCGCACCGTCGGAGCCGTCGTCAGCCATCGCGGGGCGTACTGA
- a CDS encoding class E sortase yields the protein MSEATADVAEQGQRGRLPQRPGRTKRARPARPPRAPHPHDNALAAASSAFTMLGLVACWIVLQMLVLGGLSQARDQSLLYGDFREQLAAATAPVGDTPIEPGVPVALMEIAGLDLEQVVIEGTASGDLLVGPGHLRGTVLPGQEGTSVVMGRAASYGGPFGDISTLKAGDPITVTSAQGVKTFTVLGVRRTGDPLPQPRPVGTARLTLISAEGEGEGSLSALRPGEVVYIDAEAPEAFPAPPAAAVTVPESERPMADDSANAMPLLVLWMALLLALTLAVVAARQRWSALLVWVVATPVAIALAWQATDVVMRLLPNLV from the coding sequence ATGTCCGAAGCCACCGCTGACGTGGCCGAGCAGGGGCAGCGCGGGCGGCTGCCCCAGCGGCCCGGGCGGACCAAACGAGCCCGTCCGGCCCGCCCGCCGAGGGCACCGCATCCCCACGACAACGCCCTGGCGGCGGCCAGCTCGGCGTTCACGATGCTCGGCCTGGTGGCCTGCTGGATCGTGCTGCAGATGCTGGTGCTCGGCGGCCTGTCGCAGGCTCGGGACCAGTCGCTGCTGTACGGCGACTTCCGCGAGCAGCTGGCGGCGGCCACCGCCCCCGTCGGCGACACGCCGATCGAACCAGGTGTCCCGGTCGCGCTGATGGAGATCGCGGGGCTCGACCTGGAGCAGGTGGTGATCGAGGGCACCGCGTCGGGAGACCTACTCGTCGGTCCCGGGCACCTGCGGGGCACGGTCCTTCCCGGACAGGAGGGCACCAGCGTCGTGATGGGTCGCGCGGCGTCGTACGGCGGGCCGTTCGGCGACATCAGCACGCTGAAGGCAGGCGACCCGATCACCGTCACCTCCGCGCAGGGGGTCAAGACCTTCACCGTCCTCGGCGTACGACGCACCGGTGACCCGCTCCCGCAGCCCCGCCCTGTCGGCACGGCTCGGCTCACGCTGATCAGTGCGGAGGGCGAGGGCGAGGGCAGCCTGTCGGCCCTGCGGCCCGGCGAGGTCGTCTACATCGACGCCGAGGCACCCGAGGCGTTCCCCGCGCCTCCGGCGGCCGCGGTGACGGTGCCGGAATCGGAGCGGCCGATGGCCGACGACTCCGCCAACGCGATGCCGCTGCTCGTCCTGTGGATGGCCCTGCTGCTCGCGCTGACCCTGGCGGTCGTCGCTGCACGGCAGCGGTGGTCGGCCCTCCTGGTCTGGGTGGTGGCCACGCCGGTGGCCATCGCCCTCGCATGGCAGGCGACGGACGTCGTCATGCGGCTTCTGCCCAACCTCGTCTGA
- a CDS encoding HAMP domain-containing sensor histidine kinase, translating into MSKFSVPGGVWSRSATVCTTAVIVAPLVILALSRGVPGLAQLTASSAPTVNLVGLVASLLLHLHWRLTRTASTAWLCAGVALVSLQGLTVAVIAQRTSVAGVSSYLAAASLVVALLLVLLAWFPPTVRGPAWLDPLGVGLTLGALVAACHLVVLNGERSWALPPGAGVPSAVVLVASGAALAQALPRRSDLPPWAQVRFQVAIVVSFLWQALALQDESFPLHSDLVLSLGLLSGLVVAVLTSTTSLALLRLGIRDQQRMVSAVRDRLDDLEESTRADRERMHEVMGSIAGIASATELMSSPHVLTAEERPELERMVTHEVARLHRMLHNVHPPRAVDIALDDVLQPLVVGHRAQGNEVRWAPDGRCVSVVPDALAQAVSVLLANAARHAPGSPVEIRVTDEPGWVMIRVTDEGPGVSPSVADAMFDWGARSGTSSGSGIGLHLARRMLVDGTGRLTYDPAHRPGASFVVGVRRVVAEPSYRALP; encoded by the coding sequence GTGTCGAAGTTCAGCGTGCCCGGAGGAGTGTGGAGCCGTAGCGCGACGGTGTGCACGACCGCCGTGATCGTCGCGCCGTTGGTCATCCTCGCGCTCTCCCGCGGGGTGCCCGGCCTGGCTCAGCTCACCGCCTCGTCCGCGCCCACCGTCAACCTGGTGGGACTCGTCGCCTCGCTCCTGCTCCACCTGCACTGGCGACTCACGCGCACCGCCTCCACGGCCTGGCTCTGCGCCGGCGTCGCGCTGGTGTCCCTGCAGGGGCTGACCGTCGCCGTCATCGCCCAGCGGACGTCGGTCGCCGGGGTGTCGTCGTACCTCGCCGCGGCGAGCCTGGTGGTGGCGCTGCTCCTCGTCCTGCTCGCCTGGTTCCCGCCGACCGTGCGGGGCCCGGCCTGGCTCGACCCACTCGGCGTGGGGCTGACCCTGGGCGCGCTGGTCGCGGCCTGTCACCTCGTGGTCCTGAACGGCGAGCGGAGCTGGGCGCTCCCGCCGGGCGCCGGCGTGCCCTCCGCCGTCGTCCTGGTCGCCAGCGGAGCCGCGCTCGCCCAGGCCCTCCCCCGCCGCTCCGACCTGCCGCCCTGGGCGCAGGTGCGGTTCCAGGTCGCCATCGTCGTGAGCTTCCTGTGGCAGGCGCTCGCGCTCCAGGACGAGTCCTTCCCGCTCCACAGTGACCTCGTCCTCAGCCTGGGTCTGCTGTCCGGCCTGGTCGTGGCCGTGCTGACCTCGACGACCTCCCTGGCCCTGCTCCGACTGGGGATCCGCGACCAGCAGCGGATGGTCAGCGCGGTGCGCGACCGCCTCGACGACCTGGAGGAGAGCACCCGGGCCGACCGCGAGCGGATGCACGAGGTGATGGGGTCGATCGCCGGGATCGCGAGCGCGACCGAGCTGATGAGCTCCCCGCACGTCCTGACCGCCGAGGAACGGCCCGAGCTGGAGCGGATGGTCACCCACGAGGTGGCCCGACTTCACCGCATGCTGCACAACGTCCATCCACCGCGGGCGGTCGACATCGCCCTCGACGACGTGCTGCAGCCGCTGGTCGTCGGGCACCGGGCCCAGGGCAACGAGGTCCGCTGGGCGCCCGACGGTCGCTGCGTCTCGGTCGTCCCGGACGCGCTCGCGCAGGCGGTCAGCGTGCTGCTCGCCAACGCGGCCCGACACGCGCCCGGGTCTCCGGTCGAGATCCGGGTGACCGACGAGCCGGGCTGGGTGATGATCCGGGTCACCGACGAGGGTCCGGGGGTGTCGCCCTCGGTGGCCGACGCCATGTTCGACTGGGGCGCCCGGTCCGGCACCTCCTCGGGGAGCGGGATCGGCCTCCACCTCGCCCGGCGGATGCTGGTCGACGGCACCGGGCGGCTGACGTACGACCCCGCGCACCGTCCCGGTGCGTCGTTCGTCGTGGGGGTACGTCGGGTCGTCGCGGAGCCGTCGTACCGAGCACTCCCGTGA
- a CDS encoding Ig-like domain repeat protein: MHARKLLAGLATAAVAASGIALTAAPAQAAVQPNDTTFAPVAADLVGMGSDTTQEVVKAAADAYNATQPASRVATYQAGTGDTVAIPSGSTNRVNGSGDGKKLLYGTGNVADIDFARSSSGLNTAEVGAGLQAFPFALDTIQIAKAATSNAPDTLTGAQILAIYERVDAEGDPVNSWDDLGFTSTAAITAYIPQAGSGTRSFFEGELTKLNGGTAVSTTGLPTTQEHSVADIQGNPNAVVPFSAGRAARAPQVKLAAGWKADRAVYNVVRGSDIGKPEVQDVFGTGGFLCSTEAKPLIEGAGFKQFATPAKGGVCGTTTQAATTDFDLNDATPVDTTTAVAVASDAAGKARITAKIAGGTTPSGSVSFFKADGTVLSRNVAVAGGQASFSVDSALGAQNFRAVYRPAAGTNFKSSQGTGVGTVKTSSTLKVTFPKKAAKAGKKVKGTVKVTLAGVSSKATGTVKVLKGKKTIARVKLVNGKAKITLKKGLKSGVNKLKVVWSGDANAVGSQKAAKVKVAKAKKK, translated from the coding sequence ATGCACGCACGCAAGTTGCTTGCTGGCCTGGCCACCGCCGCGGTGGCGGCTTCGGGGATCGCCCTGACCGCTGCGCCGGCTCAGGCCGCCGTCCAGCCCAACGACACGACCTTCGCGCCCGTCGCAGCGGACCTGGTCGGCATGGGATCCGACACCACGCAGGAGGTCGTGAAGGCCGCCGCCGACGCGTACAACGCCACGCAGCCCGCCTCGCGCGTCGCGACCTACCAGGCCGGCACCGGCGACACCGTGGCGATCCCGAGTGGGTCCACCAACCGGGTCAACGGCTCCGGTGACGGCAAGAAGCTGCTCTACGGCACGGGCAACGTCGCGGACATCGACTTCGCGCGCTCGTCGTCGGGGCTCAACACCGCGGAGGTCGGTGCCGGTCTCCAGGCGTTCCCGTTCGCCCTGGACACGATCCAGATCGCCAAGGCGGCCACCTCCAACGCCCCCGACACCCTGACCGGCGCCCAGATCCTCGCGATCTACGAGCGGGTCGACGCCGAGGGCGACCCGGTGAACAGCTGGGACGACCTGGGCTTCACGAGCACGGCGGCGATCACCGCCTACATCCCGCAGGCCGGTTCCGGCACCCGCAGCTTCTTCGAGGGTGAGCTGACCAAGCTCAACGGCGGCACCGCGGTCAGCACCACGGGTCTGCCGACCACGCAGGAGCACAGCGTCGCCGACATCCAGGGCAACCCGAACGCGGTCGTCCCGTTCTCTGCGGGCCGCGCCGCTCGCGCCCCGCAGGTCAAGCTCGCGGCGGGCTGGAAGGCTGACCGCGCGGTCTACAACGTCGTCCGCGGTTCGGACATCGGCAAGCCCGAGGTCCAGGACGTGTTCGGCACGGGTGGCTTCCTGTGCTCGACCGAGGCGAAGCCCCTGATCGAGGGTGCCGGCTTCAAGCAGTTCGCGACGCCGGCCAAGGGCGGTGTCTGCGGTACGACCACCCAGGCGGCGACGACCGACTTCGACCTGAACGACGCCACCCCGGTCGACACGACCACCGCCGTGGCGGTGGCCAGCGACGCCGCCGGCAAGGCGCGGATCACCGCGAAGATCGCCGGCGGCACCACCCCGTCGGGCAGCGTGTCGTTCTTCAAGGCCGACGGCACCGTGCTGTCCCGCAACGTCGCCGTGGCCGGCGGCCAGGCGTCCTTCTCCGTCGACTCGGCGCTGGGTGCGCAGAACTTCCGGGCGGTCTACCGTCCCGCGGCCGGCACCAACTTCAAGTCCTCGCAGGGCACCGGCGTCGGCACGGTCAAGACCTCCTCGACGCTGAAGGTCACCTTCCCGAAGAAGGCCGCCAAGGCGGGCAAGAAGGTCAAGGGCACCGTCAAGGTCACCCTGGCCGGCGTCTCCTCGAAGGCCACGGGCACCGTCAAGGTGCTGAAGGGCAAGAAGACGATCGCCAGGGTCAAGCTGGTGAACGGCAAGGCCAAGATCACCCTGAAGAAGGGGCTCAAGTCCGGCGTCAACAAGCTGAAGGTCGTCTGGTCCGGTGACGCGAACGCCGTCGGCTCGCAGAAGGCCGCCAAGGTCAAGGTCGCCAAGGCCAAGAAGAAGTAG